The following coding sequences are from one Xiphias gladius isolate SHS-SW01 ecotype Sanya breed wild chromosome 14, ASM1685928v1, whole genome shotgun sequence window:
- the gtf2b gene encoding transcription initiation factor IIB, with the protein MASTSRGDALALPRVQCPNHLDAILVEDYRAGDMICPECGLVVGDRVIDVGSEWRTFSNEKALKDPSRVGDAQNPLLNGGDLTTMISKGTGAASFDEFGNSKYQNRRTMSSSDRAMLNAFKEISTMADRINLPRNIIDRTNNLFKQVYEQKSLKGRANDAIASACLYIACRQEGVPRTFKEICAVSRISKKEIGRCFKLILKALETSVDLITTGDFMSRFCSNLGLPKQVQMAATFIARKAVELDLVPGRSPISVAAAAIYMASQASAEKKTQKEIGDIAGVADVTIRQSYRLIYPRAAELFPPDFKFDTPVDKLPLL; encoded by the exons ATGGCGTCGACAAGCCG cGGTGATGCTCTGGCCCTTCCCAGAGTTCAGTGTCCCAACCACCTTGATGCCATACTGGTGGAGGACTACAGAGCAGGGGATATGATTTGCCCTGAATGCGGCCTTGTAGTAG ggGACCGTGTAATTGATGTGGGCTCAGAGTGGAGGACATTTTCTAATGAGAAAGCCCTTAAAGATCCATCCAGAGTGGGGGACGCCCAGAACCCACTTCTCAACGGAGGAGACCTAACCACTATGATCAGCAAG GGAACAGGCGCAGCTAGTTTTGACGAGTTCGGAAACTCAAAGTACCAAAACCGGAGGACCATGAGCAGCTCTGACCGGGCCATGCTCAACGCCTTTAAAGAAATCAGCACCATGGCGGATCGCATCAACCTGCCAAGGAACATCata GACAGAACAAACAACTTATTCAAGCAAGTTTATGAGCAGAAGAGCCTGAAGGGGCGAGCCAATGATGCCATTGCTTCAGCTTGTCTCTACATCGCCTGCAGACAAGAAGGTGTACCAAGAACATTTAAAG AGATATGTGCTGTCTCCCGGATCTCCAAGAAGGAGATTGGTAGATGCTTCAAGCTGATTCTGAAGGCCCTGGAGACCAGCGTGGACCTCATCACCACAGGAGACTTCATGTCCCGTTTCTGCTCGAACCTCGGCCTTCCCAAGCAGGTGCAGATGGCGGCCACCTTCATTGCCAGGAAGGCTGTGGAGCTTGACTTGGTGCCCGGCAGGAGCCCCAtctctgtggcagcagcagccattTACATGGCCTCACAGGCCTCTGCAGAGAAGAAGACCCAGAAAG AAATCGGAGATATTGCCGGTGTTGCAGATGTTACGATCAGACAGTCGTACCGACTCATCTACCCGCGAGCTGCAGAACTTTTCCCTCCAGACTTCAAATTTGACACACCCGTCGACAAGCTGCCCCTGCTGTGA